From Streptomyces yatensis, one genomic window encodes:
- a CDS encoding YhjD/YihY/BrkB family envelope integrity protein, with amino-acid sequence MRAPRTLWERVTTAIGGGPAARFLERLVTVNVLEAATRLAAQAFLTALPLLMAVAAFVPDTLQNLLADSLRSVVGVRGDVLDEVRRTFISRGTAKNTSGAVGLLVALVSATAFSRALQAICERCWGLPRAAVRVTAWRWLLWLLVWLAVLLVQAPVRRGFGTGIVSGLVLSLLSAVLLWWWTQHLLLSGRVTWTYLLPGAALAGVGTVLLGYLSRLLMPVAMARSLADFGPLGPVFTLLTWLIVVFLIAVAGLATGPAVASSAWYARTIRLLRGRERP; translated from the coding sequence ATGCGGGCGCCGCGGACGCTGTGGGAGCGCGTCACGACCGCGATCGGCGGCGGCCCGGCCGCCCGCTTCCTCGAGCGCTTGGTGACGGTGAACGTCCTGGAAGCCGCGACCCGGCTGGCGGCCCAGGCATTCCTCACCGCCCTCCCCCTGCTGATGGCCGTGGCGGCCTTCGTCCCCGACACGCTGCAGAACCTCCTGGCCGACTCGCTGCGCTCGGTGGTGGGAGTGCGCGGTGACGTCCTCGACGAGGTACGCCGTACGTTCATCTCCCGGGGAACGGCCAAGAACACCTCGGGGGCCGTCGGGCTGCTGGTCGCCCTGGTGTCCGCGACGGCGTTCAGCAGAGCGCTCCAGGCCATCTGCGAACGGTGCTGGGGGCTGCCCAGGGCGGCGGTGCGCGTGACGGCGTGGCGCTGGCTGCTGTGGCTGCTCGTCTGGCTCGCGGTACTCCTCGTCCAGGCGCCGGTGCGCAGGGGGTTCGGCACGGGCATCGTCTCCGGGCTGGTGCTGTCCCTGCTGTCGGCCGTCCTGCTGTGGTGGTGGACCCAGCATCTCCTGCTGAGCGGCCGCGTCACCTGGACATATCTGCTGCCGGGCGCCGCGCTCGCCGGTGTGGGGACCGTCCTGCTGGGTTACCTCTCCCGGCTGCTCATGCCCGTGGCGATGGCCCGCAGCCTGGCCGACTTCGGCCCGCTCGGCCCCGTTTTCACGCTTCTGACCTGGCTGATCGTCGTCTTTCTCATCGCCGTGGCCGGTCTCGCGACCGGACCGGCGGTGGCCTCGTCGGCCTGGTACGCCCGGACAATCCGTTTGCTGCGGGGACGGGAACGCCCCTGA
- a CDS encoding glycoside hydrolase family 25 protein, translating to MLHGIDVSSYQSTFDPDGLAFVFIKATEGRSYINPKQASQASRARKAGCVVGFYHFLWPGNITAQAQYFVEKCASQKHDLLAVDWETTGSGTRASNAEKDRFIREVKKLRPTHRVMLYCNRSFWLNYDTTSYAGDGLWIADYVSAGKPRIKAKWRIHQYTDRPLDKDVANFSSKAALQAWADPSRAALTAEETEDAEDVHLAEGVDDADEAEAGEEAREGGA from the coding sequence ATGCTGCACGGCATCGACGTGAGTTCGTACCAGTCCACCTTCGACCCGGACGGGCTGGCCTTCGTCTTCATCAAGGCCACCGAAGGACGGTCGTATATCAACCCGAAGCAGGCCTCGCAGGCGTCCCGGGCGCGGAAGGCGGGATGCGTCGTCGGCTTCTACCACTTCCTCTGGCCGGGCAACATCACCGCGCAGGCGCAGTACTTCGTCGAGAAGTGCGCGTCCCAGAAGCACGATCTGCTCGCCGTGGACTGGGAGACCACCGGTTCCGGCACCCGCGCCAGCAACGCCGAGAAGGACCGGTTCATCCGCGAGGTCAAGAAGCTGCGTCCCACGCACCGCGTGATGCTCTACTGCAACCGGAGCTTCTGGCTCAACTACGACACCACGTCCTACGCCGGGGACGGCCTGTGGATAGCGGACTATGTGTCGGCGGGCAAGCCGCGCATCAAGGCGAAGTGGCGGATCCACCAGTACACCGACCGCCCCCTGGACAAGGACGTGGCGAACTTCTCCAGCAAGGCCGCGCTGCAGGCATGGGCCGATCCCAGCCGGGCGGCGCTCACCGCGGAGGAGACGGAGGACGCCGAGGACGTCCACCTCGCGGAGGGTGTGGACGACGCGGACGAGGCCGAAGCCGGCGAGGAGGCGCGGGAGGGCGGGGCCTGA
- a CDS encoding EF-hand domain-containing protein encodes MADIEAARKAFERYDLNGDGQITAAEYKSVMAQLGDPYVTEPVAQAVINAHDGNGDGLLTFDEFWAAQNKDGSKTA; translated from the coding sequence GTGGCGGATATCGAGGCGGCGCGCAAGGCGTTCGAGCGGTATGACCTCAACGGTGACGGCCAGATCACCGCGGCCGAGTACAAGAGCGTGATGGCGCAGCTTGGGGACCCGTATGTCACGGAGCCCGTCGCCCAGGCCGTCATCAACGCCCACGACGGCAACGGTGACGGGCTGCTCACCTTCGACGAGTTCTGGGCGGCCCAGAACAAGGACGGCAGCAAGACCGCCTGA
- a CDS encoding N-acetylmuramoyl-L-alanine amidase produces the protein MEAHGRTPTRRALLRSGAYLATAATGLTATAATATAANADDRRRRRAAAYPPTHWIPASPSNYRVSSRPTSYPIDFVVIHVTQETFPDAMKIFQDPAKQVSAHYMVASADGYIGQFVREKDVAWHAGNKDYNNRSIGIEHEGWVDDPKWFTDEMYASSAALTAAVCDRFGIPKTRDHIIGHVEVPGTDHTDPGPLWDWDRYMSLVNKAYAPGTRRR, from the coding sequence ATGGAAGCGCACGGCCGCACCCCGACCCGGCGCGCCCTGCTCCGCTCGGGCGCCTATCTCGCCACCGCCGCCACCGGACTGACCGCCACCGCCGCTACCGCCACCGCCGCGAACGCCGACGACAGACGTCGCCGCCGCGCGGCCGCTTATCCCCCCACCCACTGGATCCCGGCCTCCCCCTCCAACTACCGCGTCTCCAGCCGCCCGACCTCGTATCCGATCGACTTCGTCGTCATCCATGTGACGCAGGAGACCTTCCCGGACGCGATGAAGATCTTCCAGGACCCGGCCAAGCAGGTCTCCGCGCACTACATGGTCGCGTCGGCCGACGGCTACATCGGGCAGTTCGTCCGGGAGAAGGACGTCGCCTGGCACGCCGGCAACAAGGACTACAACAACCGCAGCATCGGCATCGAGCACGAGGGCTGGGTGGACGACCCCAAGTGGTTCACGGACGAGATGTACGCCTCGTCCGCCGCCCTGACCGCGGCCGTCTGCGACCGCTTCGGCATCCCCAAGACCCGCGACCACATCATCGGCCATGTGGAGGTCCCCGGAACCGACCACACCGACCCCGGCCCGCTGTGGGACTGGGACCGCTATATGTCCCTGGTCAACAAGGCCTACGCGCCGGGAACCCGGCGAAGGTAG
- a CDS encoding ATP-binding protein yields MAGLEGMEQPQQRTGTAAVRGVPSVEDERARRALDLFGNPAAEEVRLPSRPESAATARRLAEFVVARDWGLGPQLAEHTVLLVSELVGNAVRHTGARTFGLRMLRRRGWIRVEVRDPSRGLPCLLPVGELDTSGRGLTLVDQLSQRWGVDLLPCGKTTWFEMRVAEN; encoded by the coding sequence ATGGCGGGCTTGGAGGGAATGGAGCAGCCGCAGCAGCGCACTGGTACGGCTGCGGTGCGCGGGGTGCCGTCCGTCGAGGACGAGCGGGCCCGCAGGGCGCTTGACCTCTTTGGTAACCCCGCGGCCGAGGAGGTGCGGCTGCCCTCCCGTCCCGAGTCCGCGGCGACCGCCCGCCGGCTGGCCGAATTCGTGGTGGCGCGCGACTGGGGGCTGGGTCCTCAGCTCGCCGAGCACACCGTGCTGCTCGTCTCCGAACTGGTGGGGAACGCCGTACGGCACACCGGCGCCCGCACCTTCGGGCTGCGGATGCTGCGGCGGCGCGGCTGGATCCGGGTCGAGGTCCGCGACCCCTCCCGGGGGCTGCCGTGTCTGCTGCCGGTGGGGGAGCTCGACACCAGCGGGCGCGGGCTGACGCTGGTCGACCAGCTCTCCCAGCGGTGGGGGGTCGATCTGCTGCCGTGCGGCAAGACGACCTGGTTCGAGATGCGCGTGGCCGAAAACTGA
- a CDS encoding enoyl-CoA hydratase/isomerase family protein yields the protein MTVNLEVADGVATFRLDRPPMNALDTATQDRLRELAAEVTRRDDVRAVVIWGGEKVFAAGADIKEMREMDHAAMVARSGDLQESFTAVARIPKPVVAAVTGYALGGGCELALCADFRIAAENAKLGQPEILLGLIPGAGGTQRLARLVGPAKAKDLIFTGRQVKADEALTIGLVDRVVPAEEVYEQAHAWAARLARGPAIALRAAKESVDRGLETDLDSGLAIERTWFAGLFATEDREIGMRSFVEDGPGKATFR from the coding sequence ATGACTGTGAACCTCGAGGTTGCCGACGGCGTTGCCACCTTCCGCCTTGACCGCCCCCCGATGAACGCGCTCGACACCGCCACCCAGGACCGGCTGCGGGAACTCGCCGCCGAGGTGACCCGCCGCGACGATGTGCGCGCCGTGGTCATCTGGGGCGGCGAGAAGGTGTTCGCGGCCGGCGCGGACATCAAGGAGATGCGGGAGATGGACCACGCCGCGATGGTGGCCCGCTCCGGTGATCTGCAGGAGTCCTTCACCGCCGTGGCCCGGATCCCCAAGCCCGTGGTCGCCGCCGTCACCGGCTACGCCCTCGGCGGCGGCTGCGAGCTGGCGCTCTGCGCCGACTTCCGGATCGCCGCGGAGAACGCCAAGCTGGGCCAGCCCGAGATCCTGCTCGGCCTGATCCCGGGTGCGGGCGGCACCCAGCGGCTGGCCCGGCTGGTCGGCCCGGCCAAGGCCAAGGACCTCATCTTCACGGGCCGTCAGGTCAAGGCCGACGAGGCGCTCACCATCGGCCTGGTGGACCGGGTCGTACCGGCCGAGGAGGTCTACGAGCAGGCCCACGCCTGGGCGGCGCGGCTGGCCCGGGGCCCGGCGATCGCGCTGCGCGCGGCCAAGGAGTCGGTGGACCGGGGGCTGGAGACGGATCTCGACAGCGGTCTCGCCATCGAACGGACCTGGTTCGCCGGGCTGTTCGCCACCGAGGACCGGGAGATCGGGATGCGCAGCTTTGTCGAGGACGGACCGGGTAAGGCCACGTTCCGCTGA
- a CDS encoding L,D-transpeptidase: MTVRWIPGAARGGRKGLLALLLGALLMAVAACGGGGGSGDGEKGKDGKGDGRPKTSRAVVTIAPGDGAKGVDTSGALKVTSAKGTLSSVKVKDAKGTAVEGKVGEDGKSWLPAAHLRSDTTYTVDAVAKDTHGLTTTRHATFTTLRPKKTFVGIYTPEDGSTVGVGMPVSLHFNRGITHPEAVERGIKVSASPSVPLASHWFGNDRLDFRPEKYWKPGTKVTLSLDLDGIEGRPGVYGEQRKSVTFTIGRSQISVVDAKSKKMTVKRDGKTIKTVPITSGAPGHETYNGKMVISEKHPVTRMDGATVGFDGEYDIKDVPHAMRLSTSGTFIHGNYWAGRATFGSSNVSHGCVGLFDQRGGGDSSTPASWFFRMSIIGDVVIVKNSHDETVQPDNGLNGWNMSWEKWKA; the protein is encoded by the coding sequence GTGACGGTGCGGTGGATACCGGGGGCGGCGCGCGGCGGCCGCAAGGGGCTTCTCGCGCTGCTGCTCGGGGCGTTGCTCATGGCGGTGGCCGCGTGCGGCGGAGGCGGTGGCTCCGGCGACGGTGAGAAGGGCAAGGACGGCAAGGGCGACGGCCGGCCCAAGACCTCGCGGGCCGTGGTGACGATCGCGCCCGGGGACGGCGCGAAGGGCGTGGACACCAGCGGTGCGCTGAAGGTCACCTCCGCGAAGGGCACCCTGTCCTCGGTCAAGGTCAAGGACGCCAAGGGCACCGCGGTCGAGGGGAAGGTCGGCGAGGACGGAAAGAGCTGGCTGCCCGCCGCCCATCTCCGCTCGGACACCACCTACACGGTGGACGCGGTCGCCAAGGACACCCATGGCCTGACCACGACCCGGCACGCGACCTTCACCACCCTGCGCCCCAAGAAGACCTTCGTGGGCATCTACACCCCGGAGGACGGCTCGACGGTCGGCGTCGGCATGCCCGTCTCGCTCCACTTCAACCGCGGTATCACCCACCCGGAGGCCGTGGAGAGGGGGATAAAGGTCAGCGCCTCGCCCTCGGTGCCGCTCGCGAGCCACTGGTTCGGCAACGACCGGCTGGACTTCCGCCCGGAGAAGTACTGGAAGCCCGGCACCAAGGTGACGCTCAGCCTGGATCTGGACGGGATCGAGGGCAGGCCGGGGGTGTACGGCGAGCAGCGGAAGTCGGTGACGTTCACCATCGGCCGCAGCCAGATCTCGGTCGTCGACGCCAAGTCCAAGAAGATGACGGTCAAGCGGGACGGCAAGACCATCAAGACCGTCCCCATCACCTCGGGCGCGCCCGGCCATGAGACCTACAACGGCAAGATGGTGATCAGCGAGAAGCATCCGGTGACACGGATGGACGGCGCCACGGTCGGCTTCGACGGGGAGTACGACATCAAGGACGTGCCGCATGCGATGCGCCTGTCGACCTCCGGCACCTTCATCCACGGCAACTACTGGGCAGGCCGGGCCACGTTCGGCTCGTCCAATGTCAGCCACGGCTGTGTGGGCCTGTTCGACCAGCGCGGCGGCGGGGACTCCTCCACCCCGGCCTCCTGGTTCTTCCGCATGTCGATCATCGGCGATGTGGTCATCGTGAAGAACTCGCATGACGAGACCGTCCAGCCGGACAACGGGCTCAACGGCTGGAACATGTCCTGGGAGAAGTGGAAGGCGTGA